The Megasphaera stantonii genome includes a window with the following:
- a CDS encoding phosphonoacetaldehyde reductase has protein sequence MEFYNPVRILAGHDGLEKLALYLEETSREKKILLLTRGMDFSQSPAGQALRKALAGRDVREEELTLSNPDVADMAAMLERVGGEPYGLILAVGGGSVMDTAKTLALAIPAGIRGTEGLRAFIAAEAYEAVQPIPWIGVPTTSGTGSEVTPWATVWDRERECKMSCSYSHNFAALAVVDPVCTATCPAALTISSALDALCHSTESFWACRTNEVSQTFALLSIGLIRRHLEDLAAHPDDAELRLLIGKASLYAGLAFSNTKTTVCHSVSYPMTERFGVPHGTAAALTLGDFMDFNKAAIPRYAELLEAYQCASAAEVKDWVFHMLSLGGFALRLRDYGIGSGDISYIVVHAFTKGRADNNPVAVQPEDVQAVLERIF, from the coding sequence TTGGAATTTTATAATCCTGTACGCATCCTTGCCGGACATGACGGCTTGGAAAAGCTGGCTCTTTACTTGGAGGAAACGAGCCGGGAGAAGAAGATTCTCCTGCTGACCCGCGGCATGGATTTTTCTCAAAGTCCTGCCGGACAGGCTTTGCGGAAGGCCTTAGCGGGGCGCGACGTCCGGGAAGAGGAGCTGACGCTTTCCAATCCCGACGTGGCCGATATGGCCGCGATGCTGGAACGGGTGGGCGGCGAACCGTACGGCCTCATCCTCGCCGTCGGCGGCGGCAGCGTCATGGATACGGCGAAGACGCTGGCCCTGGCGATTCCTGCCGGCATTCGTGGGACCGAAGGGCTGCGGGCCTTTATCGCCGCAGAGGCGTATGAAGCGGTGCAGCCTATTCCCTGGATCGGCGTGCCGACGACGTCCGGCACGGGTTCGGAAGTGACGCCGTGGGCGACCGTATGGGATCGGGAACGGGAATGTAAGATGTCTTGCAGCTATAGTCATAACTTTGCGGCCCTGGCCGTCGTCGACCCCGTATGCACGGCGACATGTCCCGCAGCGCTGACGATATCGTCGGCGCTGGACGCCTTGTGCCACAGTACGGAGTCCTTCTGGGCCTGCCGGACGAATGAAGTATCCCAGACCTTTGCCTTATTATCCATCGGCCTCATTCGCCGCCATTTAGAGGACTTGGCGGCCCATCCGGACGACGCGGAGCTGCGCCTGCTCATCGGCAAGGCCAGCTTATATGCCGGACTGGCTTTCAGCAATACGAAGACGACAGTCTGCCATTCCGTATCGTACCCCATGACGGAAAGATTCGGCGTGCCTCATGGCACGGCGGCGGCTTTGACGCTGGGCGATTTCATGGATTTCAATAAGGCGGCGATTCCTCGCTATGCTGAGCTGCTGGAAGCGTATCAATGCGCTTCGGCGGCAGAGGTCAAAGACTGGGTATTCCATATGCTGTCTCTCGGCGGCTTTGCTCTTCGCCTGCGGGACTACGGCATCGGCAGCGGCGATATTTCTTACATCGTCGTTCACGCTTTCACCAAGGGCCGGGCGGACAACAATCCCGTCGCCGTACAGCCCGAAGATGTGCAGGCTGTACTGGAACGTATTTTTTAA
- a CDS encoding nucleoside deaminase: MNFMDEAISESAKNLETGHGGPFGAVVVKDGVIVGRGHNEVLKNNDPTCHGEIQAIRDACRNLGTYDLSGCELYTSAEPCPMCLSAIIWANIKTVYYGNSAKDAAAIGFRDDFIYDFIKRGCADEDTLALRQMGREEAIKIFEQYKEKNMTIY, translated from the coding sequence ATGAATTTCATGGACGAAGCCATTAGCGAATCGGCAAAAAACTTAGAAACAGGCCACGGCGGACCTTTCGGCGCCGTCGTCGTCAAGGACGGCGTCATCGTCGGACGCGGCCATAACGAAGTATTGAAAAACAACGACCCGACCTGTCACGGCGAAATACAGGCCATCCGCGACGCCTGCCGCAATCTCGGCACGTACGACTTATCGGGCTGCGAGCTCTACACGTCGGCCGAACCCTGCCCCATGTGCCTTTCGGCCATCATCTGGGCGAATATTAAAACGGTGTATTACGGCAACAGCGCCAAAGACGCCGCCGCCATCGGCTTCCGCGACGACTTCATTTACGATTTCATCAAGCGGGGCTGCGCCGACGAAGATACGCTGGCCTTGCGGCAGATGGGCCGCGAAGAGGCCATCAAGATCTTTGAACAGTACAAAGAAAAGAATATGACCATATATTAA
- a CDS encoding signal peptidase complex subunit 2 has product MKCRYCDREAVYDDGMCESCHRLYQQYEQAEAKVMSDHERDSFRGQTIEEDGTVRDEQKAYEEQMREQQRRRSGVRIITSGLSWRVKLALGFIVFCIVAVIISALGFIIMAMPYLLGALVIYFVYNIVKAFLHR; this is encoded by the coding sequence ATGAAGTGCCGCTATTGCGATAGAGAAGCCGTCTATGACGACGGCATGTGCGAATCGTGCCATCGCTTGTACCAGCAGTACGAGCAGGCCGAAGCCAAGGTTATGTCGGATCACGAACGGGACAGCTTCCGCGGGCAGACGATTGAGGAAGATGGTACGGTACGGGACGAACAGAAAGCCTATGAGGAACAGATGCGCGAACAGCAGCGCCGCCGTTCAGGCGTGCGCATCATCACGTCGGGATTGTCCTGGCGCGTCAAGCTGGCCCTGGGCTTTATCGTATTCTGCATCGTCGCCGTCATCATCAGCGCCCTTGGCTTTATCATCATGGCGATGCCCTATTTGCTGGGTGCGCTGGTCATTTATTTTGTATATAACATCGTCAAGGCGTTTCTGCATCGGTAA
- the polA gene encoding DNA polymerase I — translation MKETLLIIDGSSLLYRAFYAIPSLTDSQGRPTNAVYGFLNMLLKLYEQLEPHYVAVAFDKDKHTFRNDLYDGYKATRKPAPDDLRPQFPLIREVLECLGIHVLELEGYEGDDIIGTVARQMEAKDFHIDIVTGDRDALQLVDENVTVHLTKKGITNMLAVTPDVMEAEYGYAPSQVVDMKALMGDTADNIPGVPGVGEKTAAKLIAQFQHVETLYDRIGEVKGKKLQEKLADNKDKAFLSKELATICCSVPVEYSLDMFLPQPRKEDVSALFRSLGFKNMLARFAAFDRFASLADEETAQDVSLQLLEDLQLQDLAGQIVAVEGVYEPAAPLPVLKALAIAGNQGVFVVPAGREGEYLCALADAALVVTSQGKQLVKAASPYTDKRLPLADIILAAYLLDPTRTAYGLAYLSEKFAVPLQESGDEALRLAGDAQFSFDVWPKAAEALEQAGLTTLYDTIEIPLIHTLAVMEMNGFTVDTERLMDMERELSLEADKLEEEIYDDAGETFNINSTKQLGVILFEKLGLPVIKKTKTGYSTDSAVLEALMDQHPMIPKILQFRALKKLISTYLDGLEPLISRETGRIYTSFNQMVTATGRLSSSDPNLQNIPIRTEQGRKIRSLFVPGEGYDYIVSGDYSQIELRLLAHLSQDPTMIDGFKKNQDIHRRTASEVFGIPWDEVTPEQRSHAKAVNFGIIYGISDFGLARNISISRQQAKEYIDSYFARYSTIHAYMDKLVAEARETGMAKTMFGRIRTLTDINSKNFTRRSFAERTAMNTPIQGSAADIIKLAMNAVQDELERRSLRSRLLVQVHDELVLEVPADEREEVETLLKDTMEHIVTLSVPLVVDIHCGRNWEEAK, via the coding sequence ATGAAGGAAACATTGTTGATTATAGATGGAAGCAGCCTGTTATACCGGGCCTTTTACGCCATCCCTTCCCTGACGGACAGCCAGGGCCGGCCGACGAACGCCGTGTACGGCTTTTTGAACATGCTGCTTAAATTGTACGAGCAGCTGGAGCCCCATTACGTAGCCGTAGCCTTTGACAAGGACAAGCATACCTTCCGAAACGACTTGTACGACGGCTATAAGGCGACGCGCAAGCCGGCGCCCGACGACCTGCGGCCCCAGTTCCCCTTGATACGGGAAGTGCTGGAATGCCTGGGCATTCATGTCCTGGAGCTGGAAGGCTATGAAGGCGACGACATTATCGGCACCGTTGCCCGGCAGATGGAAGCGAAGGATTTTCACATTGACATCGTGACGGGAGACCGCGACGCGCTGCAGCTCGTCGATGAAAACGTCACGGTCCATTTGACGAAAAAGGGCATTACAAATATGCTGGCCGTTACGCCCGACGTCATGGAGGCGGAATACGGCTACGCGCCGTCCCAGGTCGTCGACATGAAGGCCCTCATGGGTGATACGGCCGACAATATTCCCGGCGTTCCCGGCGTCGGAGAAAAGACGGCGGCGAAGCTCATCGCTCAATTTCAGCATGTAGAGACACTGTACGACCGTATCGGCGAAGTGAAAGGCAAGAAATTGCAGGAAAAGCTAGCCGACAACAAGGACAAAGCCTTTTTGTCCAAGGAACTGGCGACGATCTGCTGCAGCGTGCCCGTCGAGTATAGTCTGGACATGTTCCTGCCGCAGCCGCGCAAGGAAGACGTATCCGCCTTGTTCCGCAGCCTGGGCTTTAAAAACATGCTGGCCCGGTTTGCTGCCTTCGACCGCTTTGCATCCTTAGCCGACGAGGAAACGGCACAGGACGTGTCCCTGCAGCTGCTGGAAGACTTACAGCTCCAGGACTTGGCCGGCCAGATCGTCGCCGTAGAAGGCGTGTATGAACCGGCTGCGCCCCTGCCTGTGCTGAAGGCCTTAGCCATTGCGGGAAATCAGGGCGTCTTCGTCGTGCCGGCAGGACGGGAAGGAGAGTATCTCTGTGCTTTGGCAGATGCGGCCTTAGTCGTCACGTCGCAGGGCAAGCAGCTCGTCAAGGCGGCGTCGCCCTATACGGACAAGCGCCTGCCCTTGGCGGATATCATACTGGCAGCGTATTTGCTGGATCCGACGCGGACCGCCTATGGCCTGGCGTATTTATCGGAAAAATTTGCCGTGCCTTTGCAGGAAAGCGGCGACGAAGCCTTGCGCCTGGCCGGCGACGCGCAGTTTTCCTTCGACGTCTGGCCCAAGGCGGCAGAAGCCTTGGAGCAGGCCGGCTTGACGACCTTGTACGATACGATTGAAATTCCCTTGATTCATACGCTGGCCGTCATGGAAATGAACGGCTTTACCGTCGATACGGAACGGCTCATGGATATGGAACGGGAGCTGTCGCTGGAAGCGGACAAGCTGGAAGAGGAAATTTACGACGATGCCGGCGAGACCTTCAACATCAATTCGACGAAGCAGCTCGGCGTCATCTTATTTGAAAAGCTGGGATTGCCGGTTATCAAGAAGACGAAGACAGGCTATTCGACAGATTCGGCCGTACTGGAAGCCCTCATGGACCAGCATCCCATGATCCCGAAAATACTGCAGTTCCGGGCTTTGAAAAAGCTGATTTCCACCTATCTGGACGGCTTGGAACCCTTGATTTCCCGGGAAACGGGCCGCATTTACACGTCCTTTAACCAGATGGTCACAGCGACGGGCCGCCTGAGCAGCTCGGACCCGAACTTGCAGAACATTCCTATCCGAACCGAGCAGGGACGCAAAATCCGCTCCTTATTCGTGCCGGGCGAAGGATACGACTACATCGTATCCGGCGACTACTCGCAGATCGAGCTGCGCCTTCTGGCTCATTTGTCCCAGGACCCGACGATGATCGACGGCTTCAAGAAAAATCAGGACATCCATCGCCGCACGGCGTCGGAAGTCTTCGGCATTCCCTGGGACGAGGTCACGCCGGAGCAGCGCTCCCATGCCAAAGCCGTCAATTTCGGCATTATTTACGGCATCAGCGACTTCGGACTGGCCCGCAATATTTCGATTTCCCGTCAGCAGGCCAAGGAATATATCGATTCCTATTTCGCCCGCTACAGCACGATTCACGCTTACATGGACAAGCTCGTGGCGGAAGCCCGCGAAACGGGGATGGCCAAGACCATGTTCGGACGCATCCGCACGCTGACAGATATTAACAGCAAGAACTTTACGCGCCGTTCCTTTGCCGAGCGGACGGCGATGAACACGCCTATCCAGGGCAGCGCCGCCGATATCATCAAGCTGGCCATGAACGCCGTTCAGGACGAATTGGAACGCCGCAGCTTGCGAAGCCGCCTTCTCGTGCAGGTTCACGACGAGCTCGTCCTGGAAGTGCCGGCTGACGAGCGGGAAGAAGTGGAAACGCTGCTGAAGGATACGATGGAACACATCGTGACCTTGTCGGTGCCCCTGGTCGTCGATATTCACTGCGGCCGGAACTGGGAAGAAGCAAAATAG
- the mutM gene encoding bifunctional DNA-formamidopyrimidine glycosylase/DNA-(apurinic or apyrimidinic site) lyase, producing MPELPEVESVRAYIEAHAVGKRIEDVRLLLPRLVKNTTPEEFCRLLTGQTISAVSRKGKYLLLRCSGGPSLLVHLRMTGSLIYQEEYEEIRGQRIIFALNEGYILYRDVRTLGCLWLVPPEGPTGISGYDSLGPDGNSDKFTLSYLQEALQSSKRSVKSFLLDQTCVAGLGNIYADEALFLAGVRPQRRCCDISPDECRRLHEAIGVVLRQGLAHGGTTIRDFISGNGQEGSNQAFLQVYGKEGTPCPRCGHTIIYTKFAGRGTHYCPHCQV from the coding sequence ATGCCTGAATTGCCGGAAGTAGAATCGGTGCGCGCCTATATTGAAGCGCACGCAGTGGGAAAACGGATTGAAGACGTACGGCTCTTGCTGCCGCGCCTGGTGAAAAACACGACGCCTGAAGAATTTTGCCGCCTATTGACGGGACAGACGATATCAGCTGTCAGCCGTAAGGGAAAATATTTGCTCCTTCGCTGCAGCGGCGGTCCGTCTCTGCTCGTGCACTTGCGCATGACCGGCAGCCTCATCTATCAGGAGGAGTACGAAGAAATACGAGGACAGCGCATTATTTTCGCATTAAATGAAGGATATATCCTGTATCGCGACGTCCGCACCCTCGGGTGCCTGTGGCTCGTGCCGCCGGAGGGGCCGACGGGAATTTCCGGCTACGATTCGCTGGGACCTGACGGCAACAGCGACAAATTTACTCTTTCCTATTTGCAGGAGGCCCTCCAGTCGTCGAAGCGTTCCGTCAAATCCTTTTTGCTCGATCAGACCTGCGTAGCCGGCTTGGGCAATATTTACGCCGACGAGGCGCTGTTCCTTGCCGGCGTCAGGCCCCAGCGCCGCTGCTGTGATATAAGTCCCGACGAATGCCGCAGACTCCACGAGGCCATTGGGGTCGTGCTGCGGCAGGGATTGGCCCATGGCGGCACGACGATACGCGACTTTATCAGTGGCAATGGCCAGGAAGGGTCGAACCAGGCCTTTTTGCAGGTATACGGCAAAGAAGGGACGCCGTGCCCGCGCTGCGGCCATACGATTATCTATACGAAGTTTGCCGGCAGGGGAACGCATTATTGCCCTCACTGCCAGGTGTAA
- the coaE gene encoding dephospho-CoA kinase (Dephospho-CoA kinase (CoaE) performs the final step in coenzyme A biosynthesis.): MYRIGLTGGIASGKSTVVSMLRELGASVVDCDVLARDVVRPGTKGLAAVAAAFGPKAIREDGTMDRAYIGGVVFNDAERKAELEGILFPLIYERIDEELRRIDEGEKKSFVFLDMPLLFEIEYQAYVDEVWLVCVDGPTQLERLMARNHFSREEAEARIRAQMPAEKKRALSQVVIDNNGALAQTEEQVRAQWALLMDRIQRG; this comes from the coding sequence ATGTATCGCATTGGATTGACCGGCGGGATTGCGTCGGGAAAAAGTACGGTCGTATCGATGCTGCGGGAGCTCGGCGCGTCCGTCGTGGACTGCGACGTCCTGGCGCGCGATGTCGTGCGGCCCGGCACGAAGGGGCTGGCTGCCGTAGCGGCGGCCTTCGGCCCGAAAGCAATAAGAGAAGACGGGACGATGGACCGGGCCTATATCGGCGGCGTCGTGTTCAACGACGCTGAACGCAAGGCGGAACTGGAAGGCATTTTATTTCCCTTGATTTACGAGCGAATCGACGAAGAACTCCGGCGCATAGATGAAGGGGAGAAGAAATCCTTCGTTTTTCTTGACATGCCCTTATTATTTGAGATAGAATATCAAGCGTATGTCGATGAAGTATGGCTCGTATGCGTAGATGGGCCGACGCAGCTGGAACGGCTCATGGCCCGGAATCATTTTTCACGGGAAGAAGCGGAGGCCCGCATTCGTGCGCAGATGCCTGCAGAGAAAAAACGCGCCCTGTCGCAGGTCGTCATCGACAACAACGGCGCCTTAGCTCAAACGGAAGAACAGGTGCGGGCGCAGTGGGCGCTGCTGATGGATAGAATTCAAAGAGGATAG
- a CDS encoding lytic transglycosylase domain-containing protein: MRRKTQTKDKIIIAVVLACFSATYFCSWKDDVLRKFVYPLQYDYMVRQYSYEDGVSPALVAAVILVESKFNEDAFSHRGASGLMQIMPETGEWIAGEMGIENFTPDQLTNVQTNIKMGTWYLAYLLHEYDGNKVLALAAYNAGRGHVDSWMEEYGWEKNFSEIEKIPFTETREYVKIVLLNEQQYKHLYKF; the protein is encoded by the coding sequence TTGAGACGGAAGACCCAGACAAAAGATAAAATTATCATAGCAGTAGTGCTGGCGTGTTTTTCAGCGACCTATTTCTGCTCGTGGAAAGACGACGTGCTGCGGAAATTCGTCTATCCTCTTCAGTACGACTACATGGTGCGCCAATATTCGTATGAAGACGGCGTCAGCCCCGCCTTGGTCGCGGCGGTGATTCTCGTGGAGAGCAAGTTCAACGAAGACGCCTTTTCCCATCGCGGCGCTTCGGGGCTGATGCAGATCATGCCGGAAACGGGCGAATGGATTGCCGGAGAAATGGGAATCGAAAATTTTACGCCGGACCAATTGACAAATGTGCAGACAAATATTAAAATGGGTACGTGGTATCTGGCCTATCTTCTGCATGAGTATGACGGCAATAAGGTATTGGCCCTGGCTGCGTATAACGCCGGCCGCGGACACGTCGACTCCTGGATGGAAGAATATGGTTGGGAAAAAAATTTTTCAGAAATTGAAAAAATACCCTTTACAGAAACGCGAGAATATGTTAAGATAGTTTTGTTGAATGAACAGCAATACAAACATCTTTACAAGTTTTAA
- the rimP gene encoding ribosome maturation factor RimP, translating to MKREHIETMISQEVERIISGTDLELVDVEYVREKNWYLRVFIDKEGGVDLEDCQAVSEKLSKVLDEKDPIQENYLLEVSSPGLDRILKKDKDFVRYAGRTVDIHFFQPYNGKKDLVADLVGKGEDGKLTVRVDGNEEILDMKTISQVRLHIDF from the coding sequence ATGAAGCGTGAACATATTGAAACAATGATTTCTCAGGAAGTAGAACGGATTATCAGCGGCACGGATTTGGAATTGGTCGACGTCGAATATGTCCGCGAAAAAAACTGGTACCTCCGCGTATTTATCGACAAAGAAGGGGGCGTCGATCTGGAGGACTGTCAGGCTGTCAGCGAAAAGCTGAGCAAAGTCCTCGATGAAAAGGACCCTATACAAGAAAATTATCTGCTGGAAGTATCGTCTCCGGGACTGGACCGCATCTTGAAAAAGGATAAGGATTTTGTCCGCTACGCCGGCAGAACCGTGGATATTCACTTTTTCCAGCCCTACAACGGCAAAAAAGACCTGGTAGCCGATTTGGTAGGGAAAGGCGAAGACGGCAAGCTGACCGTCCGGGTCGATGGAAATGAAGAGATATTAGATATGAAAACTATATCGCAGGTTCGTCTGCATATTGATTTTTAA
- the nusA gene encoding transcription termination factor NusA, whose amino-acid sequence MNKELLNAIAFLSKEKGVSTDVICDSLEAVLITAYKKEPEANPLADVELNRETGDYRIVAAKTVVEDVVNDHGEISLADARKLNPEYEVGDVVNVDVTPSNFGRIAAQAAKQVMIQRLREAERSIVYDEFYNRTDDIITGLIQRIENKNVYVDLGKAEAILPASEQIPTETYTVGQRIKCYVVEVRKTTKGAQILVSRTHPGLLKRLFELEVPEIYEGVVELKSVAREPGRRSKIAVYSRDENVDSVGACVGPKGSRVQNIVTELQNEKIDIVKWDEDPAVYIANALSPAQVVSVTVDEGEKASSVVVPDYQLSLAIGKAGQNARLAAKLTNWKIDIKSESQAAALASEGVSSADEEEEQEDILSELDMPAAEDGQGEA is encoded by the coding sequence GTGAATAAGGAATTGCTCAATGCTATTGCGTTTTTGTCTAAAGAAAAAGGGGTTTCGACAGACGTCATCTGCGACTCCCTGGAAGCCGTGCTGATTACGGCCTATAAGAAGGAGCCGGAAGCCAACCCCCTGGCCGACGTAGAGCTGAATCGGGAAACGGGCGATTACCGCATCGTAGCGGCGAAAACCGTCGTGGAAGACGTCGTCAACGACCATGGGGAAATCTCCCTGGCAGACGCCCGCAAGCTGAACCCGGAATACGAAGTCGGAGACGTAGTCAACGTCGACGTAACGCCGTCCAACTTCGGCCGCATCGCCGCCCAGGCGGCCAAGCAGGTCATGATCCAGCGCCTCCGCGAAGCGGAACGGAGCATCGTCTACGACGAATTTTACAATCGTACGGACGACATCATTACCGGCTTGATTCAGCGGATTGAAAACAAGAACGTCTATGTCGACTTGGGCAAGGCCGAAGCAATTCTGCCGGCGTCGGAACAGATTCCGACGGAAACCTATACGGTCGGCCAGCGCATCAAATGCTACGTCGTGGAAGTGCGCAAGACGACGAAGGGCGCGCAGATCCTCGTATCGCGTACCCATCCCGGCTTGTTGAAGCGGCTCTTTGAGCTGGAAGTGCCGGAAATCTACGAAGGCGTGGTGGAACTGAAATCTGTAGCCCGCGAACCGGGCCGCCGTTCCAAGATCGCCGTGTATTCCCGCGATGAAAACGTCGATTCCGTCGGCGCCTGCGTCGGCCCGAAAGGGAGCCGCGTGCAGAATATCGTGACGGAACTGCAGAACGAAAAAATCGATATCGTCAAATGGGACGAAGACCCGGCCGTGTACATCGCCAACGCCCTGAGCCCGGCCCAGGTCGTTTCCGTTACCGTCGACGAAGGGGAAAAAGCGTCGAGCGTCGTCGTTCCCGATTATCAGCTGTCCCTGGCTATCGGCAAGGCCGGCCAGAACGCCCGCTTGGCGGCTAAGCTGACAAATTGGAAGATCGATATTAAGAGCGAAAGCCAGGCCGCTGCTCTGGCAAGCGAAGGAGTATCTTCCGCCGATGAAGAAGAGGAACAGGAAGACATCCTGAGCGAATTGGATATGCCGGCGGCTGAAGACGGACAAGGCGAAGCCTGA
- the rnpM gene encoding RNase P modulator RnpM, producing the protein MKKKKIPLRVCAGCQEQKSKKEMIRVVRTPEGAVEIDKTGKKSGRGVYICQNSACLEKAYKEHRLERSLKTKVSDEIYESLRQELS; encoded by the coding sequence ATGAAAAAGAAAAAAATACCTCTGCGCGTCTGTGCTGGCTGTCAGGAACAGAAGAGCAAGAAGGAAATGATCCGCGTCGTCCGCACGCCGGAAGGCGCCGTGGAAATCGACAAGACCGGCAAAAAATCCGGGCGGGGCGTGTATATCTGTCAGAATTCGGCCTGCCTGGAAAAAGCGTATAAAGAACATCGTCTGGAACGGTCTTTAAAAACGAAGGTGTCCGACGAAATTTATGAAAGCCTGCGGCAGGAATTGTCATGA
- a CDS encoding L7Ae/L30e/S12e/Gadd45 family ribosomal protein: MTAQERIGNLLGLACRARKTICGDFAAEKHLKNHTVPMLFLAADGGVDNVEKYRRLAARKGIAVVDILTKEELGRAVGKMQNVVVLLTDAGFAKAVDKVLRTTEKGVTR; the protein is encoded by the coding sequence ATGACCGCGCAGGAACGGATCGGCAATCTGCTTGGCCTTGCCTGCCGGGCCCGCAAGACGATTTGCGGCGATTTCGCGGCGGAGAAGCATTTGAAGAACCATACAGTTCCCATGCTGTTTTTGGCAGCAGACGGCGGAGTCGACAACGTGGAAAAGTACCGCCGCCTGGCAGCGCGCAAGGGGATTGCCGTTGTAGATATATTGACGAAGGAAGAGCTGGGCAGGGCCGTCGGAAAGATGCAGAACGTCGTCGTCCTGCTGACGGACGCCGGCTTTGCCAAGGCTGTAGATAAAGTGTTGAGAACGACTGAAAAGGGGGTAACTAGATGA